From Daucus carota subsp. sativus chromosome 6, DH1 v3.0, whole genome shotgun sequence, the proteins below share one genomic window:
- the LOC108226175 gene encoding STS14 protein, producing the protein MIKGDVLYANCRCFEGKPESHYAEAVSIREALSQTKAAIDSREGSNDPDLQLCSSLSQGPPRPQLRANAQAFLDAHNNARAKVGVLPLKWSAILESNTSLVFQNQSGLRSCSFAKLSGTTYGVNLIWTTGPLVSPQEAVTSWVAANKYYNFAHNSCLSGQQCGGYTQVVWNESLELGCAQGLCADSALTICIYNPPGNTVGEKPY; encoded by the exons ATGATAAAAGGAGATGTTCTCTATGCAAATTGTCGATGTTTTGAAGGTAAACCAGAAAGTCATTATGCTGAAGCTGTGAGTATTAGGGAGGCTTTAAGTCAGACTAAAGCTGCAATCGATAGTAGAGAAGGAAGCAATGATCCTGACCTGCAGCTATGCAG TTCATTATCACAAGGGCCACCACGCCCTCAACTCAGGGCGAATGCACAGGCATTCCTTGATGCACATAACAATGCAAGGGCTAAAGTGGGCGTTCTGCCTCTCAAATGGAGCGCCATACTAGAAAGTAATACAAGTCTTGTATTTCAAAACCAAAGCGGCCTGCGAAGTTGCAGTTTTGCAAAATTAAGTGGCACCACATATGGCGTGAATCTCATCTGGACTACTGGACCACTGGTATCACCACAAGAGGCTGTTACATCATGGGTAGCTGCGAACAAGTACTACAACTTTGCACACAATTCTTGCCTATCAGGTCAGCAGTGTGGCGGCTACACGCAAGTTGTGTGGAACGAGTCCCTGGAATTGGGGTGTGCACAAGGTTTATGTGCAGATTCTGCGTTAACCATTTGTATCTACAATCCCCCTGGGAATACCGTGGGAGAGAAACCTTACTGA